The Ramlibacter algicola genome segment ACGCTGTTCCTGCCGGACGTGGGCACCGCCCGTGCCGACTCCCCCGGCGGGGACGCGCGGACGCTGTATCGGTCGATCCGTCGGCTGCTCGACTTGCCGGGCGACACGCGCGTGTTCGTCTGCCACGACGACCCGCGAGCCGGCCTGGGAGACGACCGTGGCCGCGCAGCGCGCGTCGAACATCCACGTGCACGACGGCGTCGACGAGGCCGCATTCGTCGCGATGCGCCGCCTACCTGCGCGTGCCGCTGAACGTGCTCGGCCACGCCTGAGGAATCCGTCTTCCCCGCGGAAGCGGTGGATTCCCGCCTTCGCGGGAATGACGGTGGGGCGCGGGGATGACACGGGGGGCGTCTTTACAGAGCCGAAACGCTAAGCGCTCTTATCATCGCGGCTTCACCTCGAGGCCGCTGTCCCGATGTCCATGGTTTCGCTGGCGCTGCGGCGCCCCTACACGTTCATCGTGATGGCGCTGCTGATCGTGCTGGCCACGCCGCTCGCCCTGCGCAACATGGCGACGGACATCTTCCCGGAAATCAACATTCCGGTCGTCAGCATCATTTGGAACTACGGCGGCCTGCCGGCGCAGGAGATGGGCCAGCGGATCGCCGCCCAGTCCGAGCGCAGCCTCACCACCCTGGTCAGCGACATCGAGCACATCGAGTCGACCTCGCTGCCCGGCATCGCGGTGATCAAGGTCTTCTTCCAGCCCAACGCCAACCTGCAGAACGCGATGGCCCAGGTGGTCGCGGGCATGCAGGCGCAGGTGCGCCAGCTGCCGCCGGGCATCACGCCGCCGCTGGTGATCAAGTACTCGGCCTCGAGCATCCCGGTGGTGCAGTTGGCGCTGTCCAGCAGCACGCTGCCCGAGCAGTCGGTGTTCGATGCGGCCGTCAACCAGCTGCGCCCGCAGCTGGTGACCATCCCCGGCGTCGCCATCCCGTTCCCGTACGGCGGCAAGGTCAAGGTGATCTCGGTCGACCTGGACACCAATGCGCTGCAGTCGCGCGGCCTGTCGCCGGCCGACGTGGTCAACGCGATCAACACGCAGAACCTGATCCTGCCGTCGGGCACCGCCAAGCTGGGCGACACCGAGTACACGGTGCGCATGAACGGCTCGCCCGAAGCGATCGCGGGCCTCAACGACCTGCCGGTGCGCACCACCGGCGGCGCCACCACCTACCTGCGCGACGTCGCCTACGTGCGCGACGGCTTCCAGCCGCAGACCAACGTGGTGCGCCAGGACGGCCAGCGCGGCGTGCTGCTGTCGATCCTGAAGAACGGCGGCGCGTCCACGCTTGACATCGTGGACAACCTGCGCGAGATGCTGCCGCGCGCGGCCCAGCAGCTGCCGCAGGACATCAAGATCACGCCGCTGTTCGACCAGTCGCTGTTCGTCAAGGCGGCCGTCAAGGGGGTGCTGGCCGAAGCGCTGATCGCCGCCGGCCTGACCGCCGCCATGGTGCTGCTGTTCCTGGGCAACTGGCGCAGCACGGTGATCATCGCCATCACCATCCCGCTGTCGATCCTGGCCTCGATCCTCGCGCTGTTCGCGCTGGGCGAGACCCTCAACATCATGACGCTCGGCGGCCTGGCGCTGTCGGTGGGCATCCTGGTCGACCAGGCGATCGTGACCATCGAGAACATCGAGCGCCACCTGCACCTGGGCAAGCCGCTGCGCGAAGCCATCGAGGTGGGCGCCGGCGAGATCGGCACCCCGGCGTTCGTGTCCACGCTGTGCATCTGCATCGTGTTCGTGCCGATGTTCTTCCTCACCGGCGTCGCGCGCTTCCTGTTCGTGCCGCTGGCCGAGGCGGTGGTGTTCGCGATGCTGGCGTCGTACTTCCTCTCGCGCAGCCTGGTGCCCACGCTGGTGATGCTGATGATGGGCGGCCACCAGTCCGGCGGCAGCGGCCCGCTGCAGCGCGTGTACCAGGCGTTCGACCGCCGCTTCGAGCGCCTGCGCCGCGCCTACTCGCTGCTGCTGTCCACGGTGCTGGTGCGCCGGCGCGCGTTCGGCGGCGCGTTCCTTGCGTTCTGCGCGCTGTCGTGCCTGCTGGTGCCGGCGCTGGGCCGCGACTTCTTCCCCAGCGTCGACGCCGGCCAGATCCGCCTGCACATGCGCGCGCCGACCGGCACGCGCATCGAGGAGACGGCGCGGCTGGCCGATCGCGTCGAGGTCGCCATTCGCGAGCTGATCCCCGCCGAGGAACTGGAAACCATCCTGGACAACCTGGGCATCCCCAACAGCGGCATCAACCTGTCGTACAGCAACTCGGGGACCATCGGCACGCTGGACGGCGAGATCCTGATGTCGCTGAAGGAAGGCCACCGCCCCACGCAGCACTGGATGGCGGTGCTGCGCAGCGAGCTGCCCAAGCGCTTCCCCGGCGTGGAGTTCTTCTTCCAGCCGGCGGACATCGTCACGCAGATCCTCAACTTCGGCCTGCCCGCGGCCATCGACGTGCAGTTCTCCGGCAACGACCTGGAAGGCAACGCGCAGCTCGCGGCCGAACTCACCAAGCGCATCCGCCAGATCCCCGGCGCCGTCGACGCCCACGTGCACCAGCGCCTGGACGGCCCGGCGCTGAACCTGCAGATGGATCGCACGCGCCTGCAGCAGCTGGGCCTGTCGGCCACCAACGTCGGGCAGAACGTGCTCATCGCGCTCTCGGGCAGCTCGCAGACGGCGCCCGCGTTCTGGCTCAACCCGCAGAACGGCGTCGTCTACAACGTCGTCACGCAGACACCGCAGTACCAAGTCGACTCGCTGTCGGCGCTGCTGGGCATCCCGGTGGGCACCGGCAGCGCGCAGAACGCGGCCAGCCCGCAGCTGCTGGGCAACCTGGTCGAGGCACGCCCCGGCCGGCAGCTGCCCATCGTGTCCCGCTACAACATCGCGCCCGCCGTCGACGTGTACGTCAGCGTGCAGGGAACCGACCTGGCCAGCGTCGCGTCCAGGGTGCAGAAGCTGGTCGACGACGTCCGCCCCAAGCTCAAGCGCGGCAACTCGGTCACGATGCGCGGCCAGGTCGACA includes the following:
- a CDS encoding efflux RND transporter permease subunit is translated as MSMVSLALRRPYTFIVMALLIVLATPLALRNMATDIFPEINIPVVSIIWNYGGLPAQEMGQRIAAQSERSLTTLVSDIEHIESTSLPGIAVIKVFFQPNANLQNAMAQVVAGMQAQVRQLPPGITPPLVIKYSASSIPVVQLALSSSTLPEQSVFDAAVNQLRPQLVTIPGVAIPFPYGGKVKVISVDLDTNALQSRGLSPADVVNAINTQNLILPSGTAKLGDTEYTVRMNGSPEAIAGLNDLPVRTTGGATTYLRDVAYVRDGFQPQTNVVRQDGQRGVLLSILKNGGASTLDIVDNLREMLPRAAQQLPQDIKITPLFDQSLFVKAAVKGVLAEALIAAGLTAAMVLLFLGNWRSTVIIAITIPLSILASILALFALGETLNIMTLGGLALSVGILVDQAIVTIENIERHLHLGKPLREAIEVGAGEIGTPAFVSTLCICIVFVPMFFLTGVARFLFVPLAEAVVFAMLASYFLSRSLVPTLVMLMMGGHQSGGSGPLQRVYQAFDRRFERLRRAYSLLLSTVLVRRRAFGGAFLAFCALSCLLVPALGRDFFPSVDAGQIRLHMRAPTGTRIEETARLADRVEVAIRELIPAEELETILDNLGIPNSGINLSYSNSGTIGTLDGEILMSLKEGHRPTQHWMAVLRSELPKRFPGVEFFFQPADIVTQILNFGLPAAIDVQFSGNDLEGNAQLAAELTKRIRQIPGAVDAHVHQRLDGPALNLQMDRTRLQQLGLSATNVGQNVLIALSGSSQTAPAFWLNPQNGVVYNVVTQTPQYQVDSLSALLGIPVGTGSAQNAASPQLLGNLVEARPGRQLPIVSRYNIAPAVDVYVSVQGTDLASVASRVQKLVDDVRPKLKRGNSVTMRGQVDTMQRSFLGLGIGLAGAIVLVYLLVVVNFQSWIDAAIIIAALPAALAGIAWMLFITGTTLSVPALTGAIMTMGVATANSILVIAFARQQREVGSTPLAAALEAGATRIRPVLMTALAMIIGMIPMAIGLGEGGEQNAPLGRAVIGGLVFATVSTLLFVPVLYAGVHDWLARRAAARGQAPHVPPLPQGS